One region of Anaeromyxobacter paludicola genomic DNA includes:
- the lptB gene encoding LPS export ABC transporter ATP-binding protein, with the protein MTAPRTLRAEGLAKSYRRRKVVDGVSFEVAPGEVVGLLGPNGAGKTTSFNMTVGLVAADAGRVLLGDRELTRLPMHRRARLGLGYLPQEPSIFRKLTVRENFTAVLEALGVARAEREARARALLEEFRLEAVAESLGEQLSGGERRRAEVARSLLASPHYVLFDEPFAGVDPIAVAELQRLIGSLKARGIGVLLTDHNVREALHICDRAYVLAAGRILEEGTPAHIAASARARAAYLGERFRLEPATDAAEGSPAP; encoded by the coding sequence GTGACCGCGCCCCGCACGCTCCGGGCCGAGGGGCTCGCGAAGAGCTACCGCCGCCGCAAGGTGGTGGACGGCGTCTCCTTCGAGGTCGCGCCGGGGGAGGTGGTGGGGCTCCTCGGGCCGAACGGCGCCGGGAAGACCACCAGCTTCAACATGACGGTCGGCCTCGTGGCCGCCGACGCGGGGCGGGTGCTCCTCGGCGACCGGGAGCTGACGCGGCTGCCGATGCACCGCCGCGCCCGGCTCGGGCTCGGGTACCTGCCGCAGGAGCCGTCCATCTTCCGCAAGCTCACGGTGCGCGAGAACTTCACCGCCGTGCTCGAGGCGCTCGGGGTGGCCCGCGCCGAGCGCGAGGCCCGCGCCCGCGCGCTGCTCGAGGAGTTCCGGCTCGAGGCGGTGGCGGAGAGCCTGGGCGAGCAGCTCTCGGGCGGCGAGCGCCGCCGGGCCGAGGTGGCGCGCAGCCTGCTCGCCTCCCCGCACTACGTCCTCTTCGACGAGCCCTTCGCCGGCGTGGATCCGATCGCGGTGGCAGAACTGCAGCGGCTCATCGGTTCCCTGAAGGCGCGCGGCATCGGCGTGCTGCTCACCGACCACAACGTCCGCGAGGCGCTCCACATCTGCGATCGCGCGTACGTCCTCGCCGCCGGGCGGATCCTCGAGGAGGGGACCCCGGCCCACATCGCCGCGAGCGCCCGCGCCCGCGCCGCCTACCTGGGCGAACGCTTCAGGCTTGAACCGGCGACCGACGCCGCGGAGGGGTCTCCCGCACCATGA
- a CDS encoding SH3 domain-containing protein, which yields MNRTHVRAAAFAAALSVTACSHEPLFRSEAELRQKTLTVQGTTVPATLARDAAVQSSPADAAPTLATLPRGAEVWAADKAVHGYRRIKTADGKSGYVAEPALQIGVGHPAPLQPQQAATPAEPKVSGAK from the coding sequence GTGAATCGCACCCACGTCCGCGCGGCCGCCTTCGCCGCTGCGCTCAGCGTCACCGCCTGCTCGCACGAGCCGCTCTTCCGGAGCGAGGCGGAGCTCCGCCAGAAGACCCTCACCGTCCAGGGCACCACCGTCCCGGCCACGCTGGCCCGCGACGCCGCCGTCCAGTCGAGCCCGGCCGACGCCGCGCCGACCCTCGCCACCCTGCCGCGCGGCGCCGAGGTCTGGGCCGCCGACAAGGCGGTGCACGGCTACCGCCGGATCAAGACCGCCGACGGCAAGTCGGGCTACGTCGCCGAGCCGGCGCTGCAGATCGGCGTGGGCCACCCGGCGCCGCTGCAGCCGCAGCAGGCCGCCACGCCGGCCGAGCCGAAGGTGAGCGGCGCGAAGTAG
- a CDS encoding hydrogenase maturation protease — translation MTVLALCLGNRIRRDDGVGWRVAAALRAAAPPGLEVRETALSGLHLLDEMEGFEEVVLVDAVASGRAEPGTVRDFPLSDLPATASPTPHGLGLPTAVRAAAAMGAPVPRALHVVTVEVADMTTLGEGLTAAVEAAVPEAVARVLEVLVRWRDAAGTR, via the coding sequence GTGACGGTGCTCGCGCTCTGCCTCGGGAACCGGATCCGTCGCGACGACGGCGTGGGCTGGCGCGTCGCCGCGGCGCTCCGGGCCGCCGCGCCGCCGGGGCTGGAGGTGCGCGAGACGGCGCTCTCCGGGCTTCACCTCCTGGACGAGATGGAGGGGTTCGAGGAGGTGGTGCTGGTGGACGCGGTCGCGAGCGGCCGCGCCGAGCCGGGCACGGTCCGCGACTTCCCGCTCTCCGACCTCCCCGCCACCGCGAGCCCCACCCCGCACGGCCTGGGGCTGCCCACGGCGGTGCGGGCCGCGGCGGCCATGGGCGCGCCGGTGCCCCGGGCGCTCCACGTGGTGACGGTGGAGGTGGCCGACATGACCACCCTCGGCGAGGGGCTCACGGCGGCCGTGGAGGCGGCCGTCCCCGAGGCGGTCGCCCGCGTGCTCGAGGTGCTGGTTCGGTGGCGTGACGCCGCCGGGACCCGTTGA
- the lepB gene encoding signal peptidase I — protein MDSDKVKREVRGWVLTILAVLAFRTLLYEAVYIPSGSMIPTLQIGDYVIVEKWAYGARLPFTESTQLQWSAPKRGDVVVLLAPPGNPRSDDLIKRVVAVGGDRVEIRDGALWLNGQPAPRQRVPGPCAYWNKPEGGPWTEEPCVAFEEQLERHRYGSYCTPSAYCGDVPEVVVPPGTVWLAGDHRDHSADSRVFGPVPIGRIKGRAVMALASWGPSGPRWTRLFHRVDH, from the coding sequence GTGGACAGTGACAAGGTGAAGCGGGAGGTCCGCGGCTGGGTCCTCACCATCCTGGCGGTGCTGGCCTTCCGGACCCTCCTCTACGAGGCGGTCTACATCCCCTCGGGCTCGATGATCCCGACCCTGCAGATCGGCGACTACGTCATCGTCGAGAAGTGGGCCTACGGCGCGCGGCTGCCGTTCACCGAGAGCACCCAGCTCCAGTGGTCGGCGCCGAAGCGCGGCGACGTCGTGGTGCTGCTCGCGCCCCCCGGCAACCCGCGCTCCGACGACCTCATCAAGCGGGTGGTGGCGGTGGGCGGCGACCGGGTGGAGATCCGCGACGGCGCGCTCTGGCTCAACGGCCAGCCGGCGCCGCGGCAGCGCGTCCCCGGCCCCTGCGCCTACTGGAACAAGCCCGAGGGCGGCCCCTGGACGGAGGAGCCGTGCGTGGCCTTCGAGGAGCAGCTCGAGCGGCACCGCTACGGGAGCTACTGCACGCCCTCGGCCTACTGCGGCGACGTGCCCGAGGTGGTGGTGCCGCCCGGCACCGTCTGGCTGGCCGGCGACCACCGCGACCACAGCGCCGACAGCCGCGTCTTCGGGCCGGTGCCCATCGGGCGCATCAAGGGGCGGGCGGTCATGGCGCTGGCGTCGTGGGGCCCCTCGGGCCCGCGGTGGACGCGCCTGTTCCACCGCGTGGATCATTGA
- a CDS encoding sulfurtransferase TusA family protein yields MSEETSGEVVRLDAVGMRCPHPVLVLSNATVHTPPGTIVEITGDCDTFERDIRQFCERRKKTVLAVQGTPPRLTIQIRY; encoded by the coding sequence ATGAGCGAGGAGACGAGCGGAGAGGTCGTGCGGCTCGACGCGGTCGGGATGCGCTGCCCGCACCCGGTGCTGGTGCTGTCGAACGCCACCGTGCACACGCCGCCCGGGACCATCGTGGAGATCACCGGGGACTGCGACACCTTCGAGCGGGACATCCGGCAGTTCTGCGAGCGCCGCAAGAAGACGGTGCTCGCGGTGCAGGGGACGCCGCCCAGGCTCACCATCCAGATCCGGTACTAG
- a CDS encoding Ni/Fe hydrogenase subunit alpha, whose product MSRRITIDPVTRLEGHGRIEIALDERGEVRDAWLQVPELRGFERFCVGRPAEEMPQLTAHVCGVCPAAHHLASARALDALYGAEPPPAAHAIRALYYHLFLLEDHALHFYYLGGPDLLLGADAPQGMRSLFGVVAALGKEVGERVVAARREARGLMQAIGGRTVHPVFALPGGISRPLAKETLERLRRAAPMLLDFAGFTLDAFARRVRGAAGYEALLASPAFRLETHSMGQVDGEGRLSFYGGRLRVVDPRGDELLSFEGKDYARHLAEHVEPWTYVKFPYLRAQGWRGFEEGAASGLYRVGPLARLNAAPRMATPRAGAERERLFEALGGRPVHQTLAFHWARLVEALQAAEAIAAAASDPLLESPEVRRVPEPLEARCPPGGELEGVGVVEAPRGTLVHHYRAGPDGLLTGATLLVASQHNAAPIQISVRRAAAELIHGGRVDDRILNTLEMAFRAYDPCNACASHALPGELALAVTIRGPGGEVVRRLARGAGPDGA is encoded by the coding sequence ATGAGCCGCCGCATCACCATCGATCCCGTGACCCGGCTCGAGGGGCACGGCCGGATCGAGATCGCGCTCGACGAGCGGGGCGAGGTCCGCGACGCCTGGCTGCAGGTCCCGGAGCTGCGCGGGTTCGAGCGCTTCTGCGTGGGCCGGCCGGCCGAGGAGATGCCGCAGCTCACCGCGCACGTCTGCGGCGTCTGCCCCGCCGCGCACCACCTCGCGAGCGCGCGGGCCCTGGACGCGCTCTACGGCGCCGAGCCGCCGCCGGCGGCGCACGCCATCCGCGCGCTCTACTACCACCTGTTCCTCCTCGAGGACCACGCGCTCCACTTCTACTACCTGGGCGGCCCGGACCTCCTGCTCGGCGCCGACGCGCCGCAGGGGATGCGCAGCCTCTTCGGCGTGGTGGCCGCGCTCGGCAAGGAGGTGGGCGAGCGGGTGGTGGCGGCCCGCCGGGAGGCGCGCGGCCTCATGCAGGCCATCGGCGGCCGCACGGTCCACCCGGTCTTCGCGCTGCCCGGCGGCATCTCCCGGCCGCTCGCGAAGGAGACGCTGGAGCGGCTCCGCCGCGCCGCTCCCATGCTCCTCGACTTCGCCGGCTTCACCCTCGACGCCTTCGCGCGCCGGGTCCGCGGCGCGGCGGGGTACGAGGCGCTCCTCGCGAGCCCCGCCTTCCGGCTCGAGACCCACTCGATGGGCCAGGTGGACGGCGAGGGCCGGCTCTCGTTCTACGGCGGGCGGCTCCGGGTGGTCGATCCGCGCGGCGACGAGCTCCTCTCCTTCGAGGGGAAGGACTACGCGCGCCACCTCGCCGAGCACGTCGAGCCCTGGACCTACGTGAAGTTCCCCTACCTGCGCGCCCAGGGCTGGCGCGGCTTCGAGGAGGGCGCCGCGAGCGGCCTCTACCGGGTGGGCCCGCTGGCGCGGCTCAACGCGGCCCCGCGCATGGCCACCCCGCGGGCCGGGGCGGAGCGGGAGCGGCTGTTCGAGGCGCTCGGCGGCCGGCCGGTGCACCAGACCCTGGCGTTCCACTGGGCGCGGCTCGTCGAGGCGCTCCAGGCGGCCGAGGCGATCGCGGCCGCGGCGTCGGACCCGCTGCTCGAGAGCCCCGAGGTGCGGCGCGTGCCCGAGCCGCTCGAGGCGCGCTGCCCGCCCGGCGGTGAGCTCGAGGGGGTGGGCGTGGTCGAGGCACCGCGCGGCACGCTCGTCCACCACTACCGCGCCGGCCCGGACGGCCTGCTCACCGGCGCGACGCTGCTCGTCGCGTCCCAGCACAACGCCGCGCCCATCCAGATCTCGGTGCGGCGCGCCGCCGCCGAGCTCATCCACGGCGGCCGGGTGGACGACCGGATCCTGAACACGCTCGAGATGGCCTTCCGCGCCTACGACCCGTGCAACGCCTGCGCCTCCCACGCGCTCCCGGGCGAGCTGGCGCTCGCGGTGACGATCCGCGGGCCGGGCGGCGAGGTGGTGCGGCGGCTCGCGCGCGGGGCCGGGCCGGACGGCGCGTGA
- a CDS encoding hydrogenase iron-sulfur subunit — protein sequence MPRDPRLVAFLCDGCAYAAADAAGRARLEVPHELLSIRVVCTGRVEPALVLQAFREGADGVLVAGCHPGECHHGGANLAAASRFELLSATLRQLGVPEGRFRLEWIGAGQPDRFALVAREMVEGLRALGPLEYAGRLGPAAAPLAVPEAAPRAPGRPRVAFWWNSSCGGCEEAVVDLGPDLAPLLGECEVVLWPFALDYKRRDVEALPDGSIDVAFLNGAVRLEDQLEWSRLLRRKARRLVAVGACAQLGGVVGLGNLTGPGEIEAAARTPLGAAAPEPVAPRPGEPRLPPVLARVVPLTEVVEVDAILPGCPPSPELVLAAVRRLLDPAPLRPAEVLAPDLALCERCPRRETMPERLELTALRRLGTTQPDPATCFLAQGLLCMGPATRQGCGDDCGCVGANVPCRGCFGPLDGVRDQGAAFLAALGTLLAAPGERGLRALARTVPDPAGTFYRYGLAAATLPARTPLAAPPQLSPPERGGSAAEDPTSPPLPPERGGSAAGDPTSPPLPRERGRDGEGARRREAEE from the coding sequence GTGCCCCGCGACCCCCGGCTGGTGGCGTTCCTGTGCGACGGCTGCGCCTACGCGGCCGCCGACGCGGCCGGGCGGGCCCGGCTCGAGGTGCCGCACGAGCTGCTCTCGATCCGGGTCGTCTGCACCGGCCGGGTCGAGCCGGCGCTGGTGCTGCAGGCGTTCCGCGAGGGCGCGGACGGGGTGCTGGTGGCCGGCTGCCACCCCGGCGAGTGCCACCACGGCGGCGCGAACCTGGCGGCCGCCTCGCGCTTCGAGCTGCTCTCGGCCACCCTCCGCCAGCTCGGCGTGCCCGAGGGGCGGTTCCGGCTGGAGTGGATCGGGGCCGGCCAGCCGGATCGGTTCGCCCTGGTGGCGCGTGAGATGGTCGAGGGGCTGCGCGCGCTCGGGCCGCTCGAGTACGCCGGCCGGCTCGGCCCGGCGGCGGCGCCGCTGGCGGTCCCGGAGGCCGCCCCGCGCGCGCCCGGCCGGCCGCGCGTCGCCTTCTGGTGGAACAGCTCCTGCGGCGGCTGCGAGGAGGCGGTGGTGGACCTCGGCCCCGACCTCGCGCCGCTCCTCGGCGAGTGCGAGGTGGTGCTCTGGCCCTTCGCGCTCGACTACAAGCGCAGGGACGTGGAGGCGCTCCCCGACGGCAGCATCGACGTCGCCTTCCTGAACGGCGCGGTGCGGCTCGAGGACCAGCTGGAGTGGTCGCGCCTGCTGCGGCGCAAGGCGCGCCGGCTCGTCGCCGTCGGCGCCTGCGCGCAGCTCGGGGGCGTGGTCGGGCTCGGGAACCTCACCGGGCCGGGAGAGATCGAGGCCGCCGCGCGCACGCCGCTCGGCGCGGCGGCGCCGGAGCCGGTCGCCCCGCGCCCGGGCGAGCCGCGGCTCCCGCCGGTGCTGGCGCGCGTGGTCCCGCTCACCGAGGTGGTGGAGGTGGACGCCATCCTCCCCGGCTGCCCGCCCTCTCCCGAGCTGGTCCTCGCGGCGGTGCGCCGCCTCCTCGACCCGGCGCCGCTGCGGCCCGCCGAGGTGCTCGCGCCCGATCTCGCGCTCTGCGAGCGCTGCCCGCGGCGCGAGACCATGCCGGAGCGGCTCGAGCTCACGGCGCTGCGCCGGCTCGGCACCACCCAGCCCGACCCCGCCACCTGCTTCCTCGCCCAGGGGCTGCTCTGCATGGGCCCCGCGACGCGCCAGGGCTGCGGCGACGACTGCGGCTGCGTGGGGGCCAACGTCCCCTGCCGCGGCTGCTTCGGCCCGCTCGACGGCGTCCGCGACCAGGGGGCCGCCTTCCTCGCCGCGCTCGGCACGCTCCTCGCCGCGCCGGGGGAGCGCGGCCTGCGCGCGCTGGCGCGCACCGTGCCGGACCCGGCCGGCACCTTCTACCGCTACGGCCTCGCGGCGGCGACGCTGCCGGCGCGGACGCCGCTGGCCGCCCCTCCCCAGCTCTCCCCGCCCGAGCGGGGAGGGAGCGCCGCGGAAGACCCGACGTCTCCCCCTCTCCCGCCCGAGCGGGGAGGGAGCGCCGCCGGAGACCCGACGTCTCCCCCTCTCCCGCGTGAGCGGGGGAGGGACGGGGAGGGGGCGCGGCGCAGGGAGGCGGAGGAATGA
- a CDS encoding FAD-dependent oxidoreductase, producing MSADRSAHPGPTTGLFFCRCGPNLGAVVRVGELEREPWPGAAVHRHAFLCSEEGQAFLVERVREGGLARVVVAGCSPREHQRTFERALARAGLQPHLLQMANLREQGEWRGGDPQAATAAARALVGAALARVERHRALPLRSVAASLDVLVVGAGPAGLSAALTLARAGREVTLVERSASLGGLAWELDRVHPGGACASCFLDPVVDEVLHHPRIRVRTRCELSSLHGRLGRFEARLSAQAPFVDAGRCVASGCCEAACPAEAPDPRDGGLSRRKAIALPSSGALPHTASLDPARCLRGAGEDCRACAEACPGGAIRLDAVPREDVVEVGAVVLATGLAPGAPPGSPGVISAWQLERLLHPSGPTGGALRGPGGRVPEAVLLALAEGAEEADGDLGRRVLLELAGQLRARHPELHLTVAGGCELAAGAAEPARALAREGVRFAPGALAPDGVAPGQDGLWVRLAWEDRPRRADLVVVWTPVRPAEGSAALAAALRLPLDPRGFVATAGAPFRPTATRTPGLHVAGAAAGPRTIAQAIGEGAAAAGLVLSELPPGERLEIDPLAAEVEPSRCSACGVCLPACAAGALSRGEGGRARVEPVHCTGCGSCAAACPSGAISAPHHTAEQLGAELSGLLSATNPLEERR from the coding sequence ATGAGCGCCGACAGATCCGCGCACCCCGGGCCGACCACCGGCCTGTTCTTCTGCCGCTGCGGGCCGAACCTCGGCGCCGTGGTCCGGGTGGGTGAGCTCGAGCGCGAGCCCTGGCCGGGCGCCGCGGTCCACCGCCACGCCTTCCTCTGCTCCGAGGAGGGGCAGGCGTTCCTGGTCGAGCGCGTCCGGGAGGGCGGGCTCGCGCGCGTGGTCGTGGCCGGCTGCTCCCCGCGCGAGCACCAGCGCACCTTCGAGCGGGCGCTCGCGCGCGCCGGCCTGCAGCCGCACCTGCTCCAGATGGCGAACCTGCGCGAGCAGGGCGAGTGGCGCGGGGGCGACCCCCAGGCGGCCACCGCCGCCGCCCGCGCCCTCGTCGGCGCCGCCCTGGCCCGCGTCGAGCGCCACCGGGCCTTGCCGCTCCGGTCGGTGGCGGCCTCGCTCGACGTGCTCGTGGTCGGCGCCGGGCCGGCCGGGCTCTCCGCCGCGCTGACGCTGGCCCGCGCCGGCCGCGAGGTCACGCTCGTGGAGCGGTCGGCCTCGCTCGGTGGGCTCGCCTGGGAGCTCGACCGGGTCCACCCCGGCGGCGCCTGCGCCTCCTGCTTCCTCGACCCGGTGGTGGACGAGGTGCTGCACCACCCGCGCATCCGGGTGCGCACGCGCTGCGAGCTCTCCTCCCTGCACGGCCGGCTCGGGCGCTTCGAGGCGCGGCTCTCGGCGCAGGCGCCCTTCGTGGACGCCGGCCGCTGCGTCGCCTCCGGCTGCTGCGAGGCGGCCTGCCCGGCGGAGGCGCCGGATCCCCGCGACGGCGGGCTCTCGCGCCGCAAGGCCATCGCGCTCCCAAGCTCGGGCGCCCTGCCGCACACGGCGTCGCTCGATCCCGCGCGCTGCCTCCGCGGCGCCGGCGAGGACTGCCGGGCCTGCGCCGAGGCCTGCCCGGGCGGCGCGATCCGGCTCGACGCCGTTCCGCGCGAGGACGTGGTCGAGGTGGGCGCGGTGGTGCTCGCGACCGGGCTCGCCCCCGGGGCGCCGCCGGGCTCGCCGGGGGTGATCTCGGCCTGGCAGCTCGAGCGCCTGCTCCACCCGTCCGGCCCGACCGGTGGGGCGCTGCGGGGGCCCGGCGGGCGCGTGCCGGAGGCGGTGCTCCTGGCGCTCGCGGAGGGGGCCGAGGAGGCCGACGGCGACCTCGGCCGGCGCGTGCTGCTCGAGCTCGCCGGCCAGCTGCGGGCCCGCCACCCCGAGCTGCACCTCACCGTCGCCGGCGGCTGCGAGCTCGCGGCCGGCGCCGCCGAGCCCGCGCGCGCGCTCGCCCGCGAGGGCGTCCGCTTCGCGCCCGGCGCGCTCGCGCCCGACGGCGTCGCCCCGGGGCAGGACGGGCTCTGGGTGCGCCTCGCCTGGGAGGACCGGCCGCGCCGCGCCGACCTGGTCGTGGTCTGGACGCCGGTCCGGCCGGCCGAGGGGAGCGCGGCGCTCGCGGCCGCGCTCCGGCTGCCGCTCGATCCGCGCGGGTTCGTCGCCACCGCCGGCGCGCCCTTCCGCCCCACCGCCACCCGCACCCCCGGGCTCCACGTGGCCGGCGCCGCCGCCGGCCCGCGGACCATCGCGCAGGCCATCGGCGAGGGGGCCGCGGCGGCCGGCCTGGTGCTGTCCGAGCTCCCCCCGGGCGAGCGGCTCGAGATCGACCCGCTCGCCGCCGAGGTGGAGCCGTCGCGCTGCTCCGCCTGCGGCGTCTGCCTGCCGGCCTGCGCCGCGGGCGCGCTGTCGCGGGGGGAGGGCGGGCGCGCCCGGGTCGAGCCCGTCCACTGCACCGGCTGCGGCAGCTGCGCCGCGGCCTGCCCTTCCGGCGCCATCTCGGCGCCGCACCACACCGCCGAGCAGCTGGGAGCCGAGCTCTCCGGCCTGCTCTCGGCGACGAACCCGCTGGAGGAGAGACGATGA
- a CDS encoding PTS sugar transporter subunit IIA — translation MKIVEFLRPDAVVGEIAGQSGPAVLAELCQPIAAGLKLEPQRLVDILVEREKLGSTGIGDGVAIPHGKVPGLPALVASFGRSRAGVDFRAIDGKPTHLFFTLFAPENSAGAHLKALARISRLFKNAGFRAAILEAKDAAEIYRLIETEDGRY, via the coding sequence ATGAAGATCGTCGAATTCCTCCGCCCGGACGCCGTCGTCGGCGAGATCGCGGGCCAGTCCGGTCCCGCGGTGCTCGCGGAGCTCTGTCAGCCCATCGCCGCCGGCCTGAAGCTCGAGCCGCAGCGGCTCGTGGACATCCTCGTCGAGCGCGAGAAGCTCGGCTCGACCGGCATCGGCGACGGCGTCGCCATCCCCCACGGCAAGGTGCCGGGGCTGCCGGCGCTGGTGGCGAGCTTCGGGCGCTCGCGGGCCGGGGTGGACTTCCGCGCCATCGACGGGAAGCCGACCCACCTCTTCTTCACCCTCTTCGCCCCCGAGAACAGCGCCGGCGCCCACCTCAAGGCGCTCGCGCGCATCAGCCGGCTCTTCAAGAACGCCGGCTTCCGCGCCGCCATCCTGGAGGCGAAGGACGCGGCCGAGATCTACCGGCTCATCGAGACCGAGGACGGGCGCTACTAG
- the hpf gene encoding ribosome hibernation-promoting factor, HPF/YfiA family, with amino-acid sequence MQVNVTFRHIESTEALKAHAREKVEHIQRYLDHASDAHVVLYVENLDHHADITLKAGPYLLRGRARSEDMYASIDAAADKIEKQLKKHKEKLKNHKAPAAPVEPVAISHEVFDAEKHPSDRIVKSVSFQAKPMSLDEAVMQLDLLDSHFFVFQSAKDRTINVVYRRDDGNLGLIKAQAS; translated from the coding sequence ATGCAGGTCAATGTCACCTTCAGGCACATCGAGTCGACGGAAGCGCTCAAGGCGCACGCGCGGGAGAAGGTGGAGCACATCCAGCGGTACCTCGACCACGCGAGCGACGCGCACGTGGTGCTCTACGTGGAGAACCTGGACCACCACGCCGACATCACCCTGAAGGCCGGGCCCTACCTGCTGCGCGGGCGCGCCCGCTCGGAGGACATGTACGCCTCCATCGACGCCGCCGCGGACAAGATCGAGAAGCAGCTCAAGAAGCACAAGGAGAAGCTGAAGAACCACAAGGCCCCGGCCGCGCCGGTCGAGCCGGTGGCGATCAGCCACGAGGTGTTCGACGCCGAGAAGCACCCGAGCGACCGGATCGTGAAGAGCGTCAGCTTCCAGGCGAAGCCGATGAGCCTCGACGAGGCGGTGATGCAGCTCGACCTGCTCGACTCGCACTTCTTCGTGTTCCAGAGCGCCAAGGACCGGACGATCAACGTCGTCTACCGCCGCGACGACGGCAACCTCGGGCTCATCAAGGCCCAGGCGAGCTAG
- the rpoN gene encoding RNA polymerase factor sigma-54 codes for MSLELKQHLKMTQQLVMTPQLQQAIKLLQLSRMELVDLIRTEITENPLLEDPGEGEEDSRAEGASPAEQQQAEAEPVHKEAERAEEVKGEEGANEIDWDQYLDHYQLQGHTAPSNRGLADEELPGYEATLTKKGDLVDHLTWQLRLSNFSPDEEKVAMLIIGNLDQDGYFKMPAVEGEEDGGSSRDPLVRVAFESGMGMEFAEKVLRRVQAFDPLGVAARDLRECLLIQVGALNADTPEIVAIIERHLKHLESKNYGAIAKDLKISVEEVVKAVKVISHLEPKPGRAFSGEEPQYITPDVYVYKMGDKYVTVLNDDGLSKLRISGTYRAALKNGRAGEAKEYIQDKLRSAVWLIRSIHQRQRTIYKVTESIVKFQRDFFDKGIAHLKPLILRDVAEDIGMHESTVSRVTTNKYVHTPQGIYELKFFFNSAINKTGGDEIASEAVKNHIRQIVSGEDPKHPHSDQKIVEILKGQGIEIARRTVAKYREVLGILPSSKRKKYF; via the coding sequence ATGAGTCTCGAGCTCAAGCAGCACCTCAAGATGACGCAGCAGCTGGTGATGACCCCCCAGCTGCAGCAGGCGATCAAGCTCCTGCAGCTCTCGCGGATGGAGCTGGTGGACCTGATCCGCACCGAGATCACCGAGAACCCCCTGCTCGAGGACCCGGGCGAGGGCGAGGAGGACTCCCGCGCCGAGGGCGCGAGCCCGGCCGAGCAGCAGCAGGCCGAGGCGGAGCCGGTGCACAAGGAGGCGGAGCGCGCCGAGGAGGTGAAGGGCGAGGAGGGCGCCAACGAGATCGACTGGGACCAGTACCTCGACCACTACCAGCTCCAGGGCCACACCGCGCCGTCGAACCGCGGGCTCGCCGACGAGGAGCTGCCGGGGTACGAGGCCACGCTCACCAAGAAGGGCGACCTCGTCGATCACCTCACCTGGCAGCTGCGGCTCTCCAACTTCTCCCCCGACGAGGAGAAGGTGGCGATGCTCATCATCGGGAACCTCGACCAGGACGGCTACTTCAAGATGCCGGCGGTGGAGGGCGAGGAGGACGGCGGCTCGTCGCGCGACCCGCTGGTCCGGGTGGCCTTCGAGTCGGGCATGGGGATGGAGTTCGCGGAGAAGGTGCTGCGCCGGGTGCAGGCCTTCGACCCGCTGGGCGTCGCCGCGCGCGACCTGCGCGAGTGCCTGCTCATCCAGGTGGGCGCGCTCAACGCCGACACGCCCGAGATCGTGGCGATCATCGAGCGCCACCTGAAGCACCTCGAGTCGAAGAACTACGGCGCCATCGCCAAGGACCTCAAGATCTCGGTCGAGGAGGTGGTGAAGGCGGTCAAGGTGATCAGCCACCTCGAGCCGAAGCCGGGGCGCGCCTTCTCCGGCGAGGAGCCGCAGTACATCACGCCCGACGTCTACGTCTACAAGATGGGCGACAAGTACGTGACCGTCCTCAACGACGACGGGCTCTCGAAGCTGCGCATCAGCGGCACCTACCGCGCCGCCCTGAAGAACGGGCGGGCCGGCGAGGCGAAGGAGTACATCCAGGACAAGCTGCGCAGCGCGGTCTGGCTCATCCGCTCCATCCACCAGCGGCAGCGGACCATCTACAAGGTCACCGAGTCGATCGTGAAGTTCCAGCGCGACTTCTTCGACAAGGGCATCGCCCACCTGAAGCCGCTCATCCTGCGCGACGTGGCCGAGGACATCGGGATGCACGAGTCCACCGTCTCGCGCGTCACCACCAACAAGTACGTCCACACGCCGCAGGGCATCTACGAGCTCAAGTTCTTCTTCAACTCCGCCATCAACAAGACCGGCGGCGACGAGATCGCGAGCGAGGCGGTGAAGAACCACATCCGCCAGATCGTGTCCGGCGAGGACCCGAAGCACCCCCACTCGGATCAGAAGATCGTGGAGATCCTGAAGGGGCAGGGGATCGAGATCGCCCGCCGCACCGTCGCCAAGTACCGCGAGGTGCTGGGCATCCTGCCGAGCTCCAAGCGTAAGAAGTATTTTTAG